One window of the Halobacillus litoralis genome contains the following:
- a CDS encoding DUF4317 domain-containing protein, whose product MDKKDIAGIRRQLKVDNDLLKISNIFNVYIMKESTEIYHHQSQPFEMLDRDQQELFMNNFKKTLSGQLDEKLFELKFVREAEDHSQLILHKGLLSSHVDDWKEQMLLMTEKIIKDHPYEKDVVITFIRAEYMKPTRRRNEETEEGGRDAVYSNPFILCSINKTEEPKKEIQFDYVEKEFKYKIEVDPVIDLKNPMSGFLFPGITDGASDVNHVLYAAGKANEPDYRFIEEVLNGEEIMTAKEDKAVFEEVIRDVVGDQVNPSTLANVYGEINRTVEENEEDTPPKLDYKDVERVLNQSGEQVDSEKVKSAFQKITDDEGYELKASSIVPKYKSKSIKINTKIANISISPQDLEYVRQVNYKGKRCIMIEVEEDAEIEGFKMLPEAFGE is encoded by the coding sequence ATGGACAAAAAAGACATAGCCGGTATCCGCAGACAGTTGAAAGTGGATAATGATTTGCTCAAGATTTCAAACATATTCAACGTATATATCATGAAGGAAAGCACAGAAATTTACCACCACCAGAGCCAGCCGTTCGAAATGCTCGATCGAGATCAACAGGAGCTCTTTATGAACAACTTCAAAAAAACCCTGTCAGGCCAGCTCGATGAAAAGTTATTTGAACTGAAATTCGTGCGTGAAGCGGAAGATCACAGTCAGCTCATTTTACATAAAGGTTTACTTAGCAGCCACGTCGATGATTGGAAAGAACAAATGCTGTTGATGACAGAGAAAATCATCAAAGATCATCCTTATGAAAAGGATGTCGTCATCACATTCATCCGTGCTGAATACATGAAACCAACGAGAAGGCGGAATGAAGAAACGGAGGAAGGCGGACGGGATGCCGTTTACTCCAACCCCTTCATTCTTTGCAGCATCAACAAAACCGAAGAACCAAAAAAGGAAATACAATTCGACTACGTTGAGAAGGAGTTTAAGTACAAAATTGAAGTTGATCCAGTCATCGATCTCAAAAACCCGATGTCAGGATTTCTTTTCCCTGGAATCACTGATGGCGCCTCTGATGTGAACCACGTCCTTTATGCGGCAGGCAAAGCCAACGAGCCAGACTACCGTTTTATTGAGGAAGTATTGAATGGAGAAGAGATAATGACAGCGAAAGAAGACAAAGCGGTGTTCGAGGAGGTCATCAGGGATGTTGTAGGTGATCAGGTCAATCCTTCTACACTCGCCAATGTCTATGGAGAAATCAATCGTACTGTAGAAGAAAACGAAGAAGATACACCACCAAAACTCGACTATAAAGACGTGGAACGTGTGTTGAATCAGAGCGGGGAACAAGTCGATTCCGAAAAAGTGAAAAGCGCTTTCCAAAAAATCACGGATGATGAAGGCTATGAGCTTAAAGCGAGCAGCATCGTTCCGAAATATAAATCAAAATCAATCAAAATCAACACAAAAATCGCCAACATATCCATCAGCCCCCAAGACCTGGAGTACGTAAGGCAAGTCAACTATAAAGGGAAACGCTGCATCATGATTGAAGTGGAAGAGGATGCAGAAATTGAAGGGTTCAAAATGCTGCCGGAAGCTTTTGGTGAGTGA
- a CDS encoding SRPBCC family protein produces the protein MPVIQHEQFIQAPAKLCFDLARDVDIHTKTTGATKEKAVGGVTNGLLEEGDTVTWEATHFGIRQQLTAKVTFMEKPSQFNDVMVRGAFKSFIHTHRFVEKEGGTMMIDTFDYKSPLGVVGVIADKWFLEKYMTAFIISRAEELKKVAENIYHNG, from the coding sequence ATGCCTGTGATTCAACACGAGCAATTTATCCAAGCACCAGCAAAGCTTTGTTTTGATCTTGCAAGAGATGTAGATATCCATACTAAAACTACAGGAGCAACTAAAGAAAAAGCTGTAGGTGGGGTGACTAACGGGTTATTAGAAGAAGGAGATACAGTAACCTGGGAAGCTACACATTTTGGCATTAGGCAACAACTGACAGCTAAAGTGACATTCATGGAAAAGCCGTCACAATTCAATGATGTTATGGTAAGAGGCGCCTTCAAATCCTTTATACATACACACCGGTTTGTTGAAAAAGAAGGGGGGACTATGATGATTGACACGTTTGATTATAAGTCTCCTTTAGGGGTGGTCGGTGTTATAGCAGATAAGTGGTTTTTAGAGAAATATATGACTGCCTTTATCATTTCGCGAGCTGAAGAATTAAAAAAGGTGGCGGAAAACATTTATCATAATGGCTGA
- the katG gene encoding catalase/peroxidase HPI: MDKNEMHDSQAGKCPVSHDKTKEESAVTTAKVGTTNKDWWPNQLNLHILRQHDKKTNPMGEDFDYAEAFQQLDYDALKEDLHNLMTDSQDWWPADYGHYGPLFIRMSWHAAGTYRTGDGRGGGGSGNQRFAPLNSWPDNASLDKARRLLWPIKQKYGNKISWADLLVLTGNVALESMGLKTFGFGGGREDIYHPEEDIYWGTEKEWLEDNRYSGDRELESPLAAVQMGLIYVNPEGPNGEPDPLASARDIRETFARMGMNDEETVALIAGGHTFGKAHGAGDPEKVGPSPEAAPIESQGLGWQSSHGSGKGRDTITSGVDGAWTANPTVWDNGYYDLLFGYEWELTKSAAGANQWAPVNPKDEDLAPDAEDPSVKVPTFMTTADMALRMDPDYEKISRHYHKNPDEFADAFARAWFKLLHRDMGPKDRYLGPEVPEEDLIWQDSVPSVNYELTDSEIANLKEKILNSGLTVGELVTTAWASASTFRGSDNRGGANGGRIRLEPQKNWEVNEPEQLSRVLSVYEDIQNDLYKKISLADLIVLGGSAAVEKAAKDAGIAITVPFAPGRGDATQEQTDVESFEVLEPMADGFRNYEKKKYTLSPEELLVDKAQLLGLSAPEMTALIGGMRVLGTNHDGKEHGVFTDRVGTLTNDFFVNLLDMNIEWKPSDYNEYEGRDRQTGELVRTATRVDLVFGSNSVLRSLAEVYAQDDNKEKFVLAFAAAWVKVMNADRFDLKTKKDLMYHNA, translated from the coding sequence ATGGACAAGAATGAAATGCATGATTCTCAAGCTGGTAAATGCCCGGTCTCGCACGACAAGACAAAAGAAGAAAGTGCTGTAACGACGGCGAAAGTCGGGACAACCAATAAAGATTGGTGGCCGAACCAATTAAACCTGCATATTCTGCGTCAGCATGATAAGAAAACCAACCCGATGGGAGAAGACTTTGATTACGCAGAAGCGTTCCAACAGCTGGATTATGACGCACTGAAAGAAGATCTTCATAACCTGATGACAGACAGTCAAGACTGGTGGCCTGCAGATTATGGACATTATGGACCCCTGTTCATCCGTATGTCCTGGCACGCAGCAGGAACTTATCGTACAGGTGACGGACGCGGTGGCGGTGGATCAGGCAACCAGCGCTTTGCCCCTCTGAACAGCTGGCCTGATAACGCAAGCCTTGATAAAGCCCGACGATTGTTATGGCCGATTAAACAGAAGTATGGAAATAAAATTTCTTGGGCCGACCTACTTGTCCTGACAGGGAATGTCGCACTTGAGTCGATGGGCTTGAAAACATTCGGTTTCGGCGGTGGACGTGAAGACATTTATCACCCTGAAGAAGACATCTACTGGGGAACTGAGAAAGAGTGGCTCGAAGACAACCGTTACTCCGGGGACCGAGAGCTGGAAAGCCCGCTTGCAGCCGTTCAAATGGGGCTGATCTATGTGAACCCTGAAGGACCGAACGGTGAACCTGATCCACTTGCAAGTGCCCGCGATATCCGCGAAACATTTGCCCGTATGGGGATGAATGATGAAGAGACCGTCGCTCTTATTGCCGGCGGCCACACATTCGGTAAAGCCCACGGTGCAGGGGATCCTGAAAAAGTAGGGCCATCACCAGAAGCAGCACCCATTGAATCTCAAGGCTTAGGCTGGCAGAGCTCACACGGAAGCGGAAAAGGCCGTGACACGATTACAAGTGGCGTCGATGGCGCATGGACAGCTAACCCGACGGTTTGGGATAATGGATACTATGATCTTTTATTCGGCTATGAGTGGGAGCTTACGAAAAGTGCTGCAGGTGCCAATCAATGGGCTCCGGTAAACCCTAAAGATGAAGATCTCGCACCAGATGCCGAAGATCCATCTGTTAAAGTTCCTACGTTCATGACAACAGCAGATATGGCATTACGAATGGACCCTGACTACGAAAAGATATCACGCCATTACCATAAGAATCCGGATGAATTCGCAGACGCTTTTGCACGCGCGTGGTTCAAATTGCTTCACCGTGACATGGGACCTAAAGACAGATATCTCGGACCTGAAGTTCCTGAAGAAGATCTGATTTGGCAGGATTCTGTTCCATCTGTTAATTATGAATTGACAGATTCAGAGATCGCAAACTTGAAAGAAAAAATCCTCAACTCAGGATTAACTGTTGGTGAGCTTGTGACAACTGCATGGGCTTCTGCCAGCACATTCCGCGGCTCTGATAATCGCGGTGGTGCCAATGGCGGCCGTATCCGTCTTGAACCTCAGAAGAACTGGGAAGTCAACGAGCCGGAACAGCTTTCAAGAGTACTGTCTGTCTATGAAGACATCCAAAATGACCTATATAAAAAAATATCCCTAGCTGATTTGATCGTCCTCGGTGGTAGTGCAGCTGTAGAAAAAGCCGCCAAAGATGCCGGAATTGCTATCACTGTTCCATTTGCACCTGGACGCGGGGACGCTACACAAGAGCAAACAGATGTGGAAAGCTTTGAAGTACTAGAGCCGATGGCAGATGGATTCCGCAACTATGAGAAGAAGAAATACACATTAAGTCCAGAGGAACTTCTCGTAGATAAAGCACAACTTCTGGGACTCTCCGCACCGGAAATGACCGCCCTTATCGGCGGGATGCGCGTACTTGGTACAAACCATGATGGCAAAGAGCACGGTGTATTCACAGATCGAGTCGGCACACTAACCAACGACTTTTTCGTCAATCTTCTTGATATGAACATTGAGTGGAAGCCGTCCGACTACAACGAATACGAAGGTCGCGACCGTCAAACAGGCGAGCTCGTTCGAACAGCCACCCGTGTTGACCTTGTCTTCGGTTCTAATTCCGTTCTACGTTCACTTGCAGAGGTTTATGCACAAGACGACAACAAAGAGAAATTTGTGCTTGCCTTCGCAGCTGCTTGGGTAAAAGTCATGAACGCCGACCGTTTCGATTTGAAGACGAAGAAAGATTTGATGTATCACAATGCATAA
- a CDS encoding RQC-minor-1 family DNA-binding protein yields MAQNPLSHKEIRIILETADSIIARGGRTQLAKILKGSKEKKLLELGLDKNPGYGFYKDEKIDDITKKINWMIAHDFLDLQKDWKLLLIVFTDKGWLVQSDQYADMLVHEWNEWIKQGKKNPDMSYLKDRNREMILLMLEKIKESGNRGFIPYLQLWKEIDYKKVRAAIRETIKVIEGKEPFDESPLKKRDEKIKKALEGYSWYDIIIM; encoded by the coding sequence ATGGCACAAAATCCATTATCCCACAAAGAAATCAGAATCATCTTGGAGACAGCAGACTCGATCATTGCCCGGGGAGGCAGGACACAGCTTGCCAAGATTTTGAAAGGATCGAAGGAGAAGAAATTATTGGAGCTAGGTTTGGACAAAAACCCTGGCTACGGATTTTATAAAGATGAGAAAATCGATGATATTACCAAGAAAATTAATTGGATGATTGCTCATGATTTCTTGGACTTGCAAAAAGACTGGAAGCTGCTTTTGATTGTTTTCACAGATAAAGGATGGCTGGTTCAATCCGATCAATATGCAGATATGCTTGTTCATGAATGGAATGAGTGGATCAAACAAGGCAAAAAGAATCCGGATATGAGCTATCTGAAGGATCGGAACAGAGAGATGATCCTCTTAATGCTTGAGAAAATTAAAGAGTCAGGCAACAGGGGCTTTATTCCATACTTGCAATTATGGAAGGAAATAGATTATAAAAAAGTTCGTGCAGCCATACGGGAAACGATAAAGGTAATAGAAGGAAAAGAACCTTTTGATGAATCACCGTTAAAGAAAAGAGATGAAAAGATTAAGAAAGCCTTAGAAGGTTATTCATGGTACGATATTATTATTATGTAG
- a CDS encoding DEAD/DEAH box helicase, whose amino-acid sequence MDEENRLIVNSESTNLLKELTSSIETCQRFYFSVAFMNFSGVQLLLEALKEAEEGGVSGKVLTSTYLNFTDPKALEKIREFQNIDLKVFVTDQTEGFHTKAYLFEYDDYYKVIIGSSNITQSALKSNVEWNVEIISKQDANFVQQVIQEFERLWERSQGATDEFLFDYKRYFQNLRGIAEQNAIFEKPAYITPNSMQRRAMDNLTRLRSVGEKKALVIAATGTGKTYMSAFDVRHIRPKRLLFVVHREEILQKAKETFEKLMYGFDLSFGMMTGTRKDHNADYIFANISTLSNHYQQFSPHEFDYIIYDEAHHATAESYKKVIDYFQPTFQLGMTATPERSDNHSIFGLFDQNVALEVRLHDALDDGIVVPFHYFGITDIGDIDLSDLSVDDVHEIAKRLQINERVEFIIDKMNFYGHDGMKRKALGFCANLDHARYMAEQFNQRGLASAFLSGDDSSEVRQKWIKKLEDEEHPLQFIFTVDIFNEGVDIPSVNTVLMLRPTDSPIVFIQQLGRGLRKYPQKQFLTVLDFIGNHTKAFLIAIALNGQRYYDKESLKVAIASGFAHLPGATHIQMDKISAERILEQIDQEKFMSSKYLKEQYFEFKKIRQGAVPFMLMDYYRYDGAPDPVKFIMKDQTYVNFVAKAEKDDQLKLLLADDLFESTLKWLSKMLPIKRPYDLIIVHYLLKEKTVSFQQAKREILKWVKAVPDESVFHALRFLNQEFFDTREKNSIPKLYVWSGETLSRTDVLEELLSHPVYYDYFVDVIEYGLFRYERNFGAESYGVPYFKLYEQYNMAEVALISNYEKSHSSFRGSGLLKNGNEYFLFVDLHKDAGIAESVNYNDRFISPTRFQWETPNQTSQSSPIGQNIIKNEEKGIRLHLFVRKYKEIEKGFREPFIYIGKGRTIFYSGEKPIEIQLELEHQVPQQLYVELTEKI is encoded by the coding sequence ATGGATGAGGAAAATCGATTAATCGTAAACTCAGAATCTACCAATCTACTAAAAGAATTAACATCCTCCATTGAAACTTGTCAACGCTTTTATTTTAGTGTTGCCTTTATGAACTTTAGTGGTGTTCAACTGCTCCTTGAAGCTTTAAAAGAAGCAGAAGAGGGAGGTGTTTCCGGGAAAGTTTTAACTTCCACTTATTTGAATTTCACCGACCCAAAAGCATTGGAAAAGATAAGGGAATTTCAGAATATAGATTTGAAGGTTTTTGTTACGGATCAAACAGAAGGTTTCCATACAAAAGCTTACCTATTTGAATATGATGACTATTATAAAGTGATTATAGGTTCTTCCAATATTACTCAATCCGCATTGAAGAGTAATGTCGAGTGGAATGTGGAGATCATTTCAAAACAAGATGCAAATTTTGTTCAACAAGTCATCCAGGAGTTCGAGCGTCTTTGGGAAAGGAGTCAGGGAGCAACGGATGAATTTTTATTTGATTACAAAAGATATTTCCAAAATCTGCGTGGGATTGCCGAACAAAATGCTATTTTTGAGAAACCAGCATACATAACTCCTAACTCCATGCAACGAAGAGCGATGGATAATTTGACCCGGTTACGTTCAGTGGGAGAGAAGAAGGCGCTCGTCATTGCAGCTACCGGTACAGGAAAAACTTATATGTCTGCTTTTGATGTGAGACATATAAGGCCGAAGCGTCTATTATTCGTCGTTCACCGCGAAGAAATTTTGCAGAAAGCGAAAGAGACGTTTGAAAAGCTGATGTATGGATTTGACCTCTCTTTTGGAATGATGACAGGGACACGTAAAGATCATAACGCTGACTATATTTTTGCGAATATAAGTACGCTTTCAAATCATTATCAACAATTCTCCCCGCATGAATTTGACTATATTATTTATGATGAAGCACACCATGCGACCGCTGAATCTTATAAAAAAGTAATCGATTATTTCCAGCCAACGTTTCAGCTTGGAATGACTGCTACACCTGAACGAAGTGACAATCATTCGATTTTTGGACTGTTTGATCAAAATGTCGCTCTTGAAGTACGTCTCCATGACGCTTTAGATGATGGGATTGTGGTTCCTTTTCACTACTTTGGTATTACCGACATCGGTGATATTGATTTAAGCGATCTGTCTGTTGACGACGTTCATGAGATTGCCAAACGGCTTCAGATAAATGAACGAGTGGAATTCATAATAGATAAAATGAACTTTTATGGTCATGATGGAATGAAAAGAAAAGCACTTGGGTTCTGCGCTAACCTTGATCATGCAAGATACATGGCGGAGCAATTTAATCAAAGAGGCTTGGCAAGCGCTTTTCTTTCTGGTGATGATTCCTCAGAAGTTAGGCAGAAATGGATAAAAAAGCTGGAAGATGAAGAACATCCACTTCAATTCATCTTTACCGTGGATATTTTTAACGAAGGTGTAGATATCCCTTCTGTTAACACGGTTTTAATGTTACGTCCGACTGATTCCCCGATTGTTTTTATCCAGCAGTTGGGAAGAGGATTAAGGAAGTACCCCCAAAAGCAATTCTTGACTGTTCTTGATTTTATAGGAAACCATACAAAAGCTTTCTTGATTGCCATCGCCTTGAACGGACAACGTTATTATGACAAAGAAAGCTTGAAGGTTGCCATTGCTAGTGGTTTTGCTCATTTACCAGGCGCTACTCATATCCAGATGGACAAAATTTCAGCTGAGCGTATATTAGAACAAATCGATCAAGAAAAGTTCATGTCGAGCAAATACCTAAAAGAACAGTATTTTGAATTTAAGAAAATAAGGCAAGGGGCCGTCCCTTTTATGTTAATGGATTACTACAGATATGATGGAGCCCCGGACCCAGTAAAATTCATCATGAAAGACCAAACGTATGTAAACTTTGTCGCTAAAGCAGAAAAAGACGATCAATTAAAACTGTTATTAGCCGATGATTTATTTGAAAGTACGCTCAAATGGTTATCAAAGATGCTCCCAATTAAACGGCCGTATGATCTTATTATTGTCCATTATCTGCTGAAAGAAAAAACGGTTTCTTTTCAACAAGCTAAAAGGGAGATTTTAAAATGGGTCAAAGCTGTTCCTGATGAGAGTGTCTTTCATGCTTTACGTTTCTTGAATCAAGAATTTTTTGATACAAGAGAGAAGAACTCTATACCTAAACTTTACGTATGGAGTGGGGAAACGTTGAGTAGAACAGATGTGTTGGAAGAGTTACTGTCTCATCCTGTGTACTATGATTATTTTGTAGACGTAATCGAGTATGGCCTGTTCCGGTACGAAAGAAATTTTGGGGCGGAGAGTTACGGGGTTCCTTACTTTAAGCTATACGAACAATATAATATGGCAGAGGTCGCGCTTATCTCAAATTATGAAAAAAGCCATTCCTCTTTTCGTGGGTCAGGACTTTTGAAAAATGGCAATGAATACTTTCTTTTTGTCGACCTTCATAAAGATGCAGGAATTGCAGAGAGTGTTAATTATAACGATCGCTTCATCAGCCCGACACGATTCCAATGGGAGACACCGAACCAAACATCTCAAAGCTCACCGATAGGACAAAATATTATTAAGAATGAGGAGAAAGGGATACGACTTCACTTATTTGTTCGTAAATACAAAGAGATAGAAAAGGGCTTTCGAGAACCATTTATTTATATAGGAAAAGGTAGGACTATTTTTTATTCGGGAGAAAAGCCGATCGAGATCCAACTAGAGTTAGAGCATCAAGTCCCTCAACAATTGTATGTAGAACTAACTGAAAAGATATAA
- a CDS encoding ATP-dependent helicase: protein MSTRFFNLMEEKTGVCLNDVQKRAVLHTDGPLLLLASPGSGKTTTLNMKIGYLLLEKKVKADRIMAITFSKASANDMSERFGRFFSSLTEDYVHFSTIHSFAFKVVRESLTKNGQQFQLIEGNISDEELKKGWDGPDIPLHKKFILKKLYEEMNGTQITDDEMDELMTYISFVKNRMIQTGDLGGVTSDVLNAAAIYQSYERFKKNHDGKLLLDFDDMLTYCHQILLGDTEILSKYQQQFEYILTDESQDNSIVQHEIVELLAKPQNNLCVVADDDQSIFMWRGSDVTKLLQFEKTYEDATVMTMSQNYRSSQEIVKASNQFIKRNKNRYSKEMFTKNEGHKQVEVKNMSKYEEQLNYVTEEIKKSGGAEEIAVLYRNNSSAVPLADKLDKAGIDFYMKDIDAKFFKHWIVEDMLNFMRFSYNDRRVDILERIHTKFNAYISKQQIFYLKKKKNSQISVFDILLDSTLPDYQYRNIKQAKKLFKELNGMEPYKAIRTIREKLGYDRAIQKMVEKFGFNVEHLMSILDTLEKIAEGLGSLKGFADRLKELEKLLQTSKYNKNKSALTLTTFHSAKGLEYDKVYMIDLINGVIPSKEDMETYRNQDTGPMEEAVRLFYVGMTRARTNLELLTYNYKGSERVTESIFAMNVRKIIQPAAEKSKRRGHAPDLSDENLLKPDEIELGRKVVHRKFGPGIIAEYGGDQIGIRFDEVGYKELLLDVCIENGLLRKSEEKV, encoded by the coding sequence ATGTCCACGCGTTTTTTTAATTTGATGGAAGAAAAAACAGGGGTTTGTTTGAATGATGTCCAGAAGCGAGCGGTCCTGCATACGGATGGGCCGTTGCTTTTGCTCGCATCACCTGGCTCTGGTAAAACGACGACCCTGAATATGAAAATCGGCTATCTGTTACTGGAGAAAAAAGTGAAAGCAGACAGAATCATGGCAATCACTTTCAGTAAAGCATCGGCAAATGATATGTCAGAACGGTTCGGTCGTTTCTTTTCCAGCTTAACGGAGGACTATGTTCACTTTTCCACTATCCATAGTTTCGCGTTTAAGGTCGTTCGGGAATCTTTAACAAAAAATGGGCAGCAGTTTCAGCTGATCGAAGGAAACATCAGTGATGAAGAGCTGAAAAAAGGATGGGACGGCCCCGACATTCCTCTTCATAAAAAGTTCATTTTGAAAAAGCTTTATGAGGAAATGAATGGCACACAGATTACTGATGATGAGATGGACGAACTGATGACCTACATCAGTTTTGTGAAGAATCGTATGATCCAGACCGGCGACTTAGGTGGTGTCACATCGGACGTATTGAATGCGGCAGCCATCTATCAATCGTATGAACGGTTCAAGAAAAATCATGATGGGAAGCTGCTGTTGGATTTCGATGATATGCTGACCTATTGTCACCAAATCTTATTGGGCGATACCGAGATCTTATCAAAGTATCAACAGCAGTTCGAATATATTTTGACAGATGAAAGCCAGGACAATTCCATCGTTCAGCATGAGATTGTCGAACTGTTAGCCAAACCACAAAACAATCTATGTGTAGTTGCGGATGATGATCAGTCGATCTTCATGTGGAGAGGCTCGGACGTCACGAAGCTTCTGCAGTTTGAAAAGACGTATGAGGATGCGACGGTGATGACGATGTCGCAAAACTACCGATCGTCGCAGGAAATCGTGAAAGCGTCTAATCAGTTCATCAAACGGAACAAGAATCGTTATTCGAAAGAAATGTTCACAAAAAACGAGGGGCATAAACAGGTCGAAGTCAAAAACATGAGTAAATACGAGGAACAGTTGAATTATGTCACTGAAGAAATCAAAAAGAGCGGAGGGGCAGAGGAAATCGCTGTCCTATACCGGAACAACTCTTCAGCGGTCCCGCTTGCCGATAAACTGGACAAAGCCGGAATCGATTTTTATATGAAGGACATTGATGCAAAGTTTTTCAAACACTGGATTGTCGAAGATATGCTGAACTTCATGCGCTTTTCCTACAACGATCGCCGCGTTGATATCTTAGAGAGAATTCATACGAAATTCAATGCCTATATATCAAAGCAGCAGATTTTCTATTTGAAGAAAAAGAAAAACTCCCAAATCTCAGTTTTCGATATTCTGTTGGACAGTACACTGCCTGACTATCAGTACAGGAACATCAAACAGGCGAAGAAGCTTTTCAAGGAACTGAACGGAATGGAGCCTTACAAAGCGATCCGCACCATTCGGGAGAAACTCGGTTATGATCGTGCTATCCAAAAGATGGTGGAGAAATTCGGGTTCAATGTGGAACATCTCATGAGCATTCTTGATACTCTCGAAAAGATTGCAGAAGGACTCGGATCGCTCAAAGGTTTTGCTGATCGTTTGAAGGAATTAGAGAAATTACTGCAAACATCAAAATACAACAAAAATAAAAGCGCCCTCACCTTGACCACTTTTCACAGTGCCAAAGGGTTGGAGTATGACAAAGTCTATATGATCGATCTTATCAATGGGGTAATCCCATCCAAAGAGGATATGGAAACATATCGAAATCAAGATACAGGGCCAATGGAAGAAGCGGTACGCCTTTTCTATGTCGGGATGACACGGGCAAGAACAAATCTGGAGCTTTTGACTTACAACTATAAAGGAAGCGAACGTGTGACAGAATCGATTTTTGCCATGAATGTGAGAAAAATCATTCAACCGGCCGCTGAAAAATCAAAACGAAGAGGGCATGCTCCTGATCTTTCAGATGAGAACCTCCTGAAACCAGACGAAATTGAACTGGGGAGAAAGGTCGTCCATCGAAAATTCGGTCCTGGTATCATCGCAGAGTATGGCGGAGATCAAATAGGTATTCGCTTTGATGAAGTCGGATACAAAGAGCTGCTTTTGGATGTTTGTATTGAAAATGGCTTGCTTCGGAAATCTGAGGAAAAGGTTTAA
- a CDS encoding HAD hydrolase-like protein — MAQSFIFDMDGTIFKTDTILERSLEDAFIHLRSLNQWDSSTPIDQYREIMGVPLPEVWEALLPDHSNEIRAHMNDYFLERLIENIKSGKGALYSNIKEVFSFLKANDCSIYIASNGLTEYLSAIVSHYQLDNWVTETFSIEQIDSLSKTDLVQRITEKYKITDGVVVGDRLSDIKAAKENGLVAVGCRFDFAREDELSQADKVVDDFSELKQLLQHI; from the coding sequence ATGGCACAATCATTCATTTTCGATATGGATGGTACAATCTTTAAGACAGATACAATTTTGGAACGATCTTTAGAAGACGCCTTTATTCATTTAAGGTCCCTGAATCAATGGGATAGCAGTACACCTATTGATCAATACCGGGAGATTATGGGTGTCCCGTTACCAGAAGTTTGGGAAGCATTACTGCCTGATCATTCAAATGAGATAAGGGCACACATGAATGACTATTTTCTTGAGAGATTAATAGAAAATATTAAAAGTGGAAAAGGTGCGTTATATTCTAATATCAAAGAAGTCTTCAGTTTTTTGAAAGCGAATGATTGTTCTATTTACATAGCAAGTAATGGATTAACGGAATACTTAAGTGCTATTGTAAGTCATTATCAATTGGATAATTGGGTAACGGAAACGTTCAGTATAGAACAAATTGATTCATTAAGTAAAACAGATTTAGTTCAGCGGATTACGGAAAAATATAAGATTACTGATGGTGTTGTTGTAGGGGATCGCCTTTCAGATATAAAGGCAGCTAAAGAAAACGGTTTAGTGGCTGTTGGGTGTCGTTTCGACTTTGCCAGAGAAGATGAGCTTTCTCAGGCTGATAAGGTAGTCGATGACTTCAGTGAGCTGAAACAGCTTCTGCAGCATATTTAA